In Alosa alosa isolate M-15738 ecotype Scorff River chromosome 23, AALO_Geno_1.1, whole genome shotgun sequence, a single window of DNA contains:
- the obi1 gene encoding uncharacterized protein obi1 isoform X1, producing the protein MAANYQNVTISLTLPISCQICLGKVRQPVVCCNHHVFCSICMEVWLSKASQCPTCRVPITPDNPCKEIIGATNEGDAPASPTMKRRLRKTRGELLLKEYEDEIESLVKENEELRNKNRASEMQLETVLEPRAVSVSCSEDRGLDLTELEEWADKLRAATDLYEKVKQDMEKLKEANKTLRAQNVDLVQENMRLKAEVESRSPQKYGRYTVAALEAKIQQYERDVAHLKRALERSDCYIEELEAQRDQVANANTGTTEPKEDAHAEGTWVGDLQTDRPLGDRITTMRRSLSGMEEKLVRTDLDGVPSWDQGLLQTATTMSEQLLQDAATPHRARGEAGEHTDVSLSSAGFASPTTPSAAFHSLSLRSPLVQSEGRVRRGCGQGRGPLSYLRRLSFDGCGSSEASAATDQKPVASKNYPLASPWVTQQSLRGAKNTVESSDVPHATTGVLSASSEACMDAAYQEKMSELDSLISDGEGPSGAAGARLPLPTAGHSSGQVTTGTTKTELGLLDKTSTTGTDATSRLGADVQESGQGMLYRPKVTLMTSVGIRPSSSSALSSSSSVIAAPVTKRRCPSDPLASSPSKLSKCS; encoded by the exons ATGGCGGCGAACTACCAAAACGTCACCATATCCTTAACACTGCCGATTTCTTGTCAGATTTGCCTCGGAAAG GTTCGTCAGCCAGTGGTGTGCTGCAATCACCATGTTTTCTGCTCTATCTGCATGGAGGTTTGGCTTAGCAAGGCCAGTCAATGTCCTACCTGTAGGGTGCCCATCACCCCTGACAACCCCTGCAAGGAGATCATAG GGGCGACAAATGAGGGTGATGCTCCTGCAAGCCCAACCATGAAGAGACGTCTGAGGAAGACCAGAGGAGAACTGCTGCTGAAGGAGTATGAG GATGAAATCGAGAGCCTGGTGAAGGAAAATGAGGAGTTGCGAAACAAAAACCGTGCCTCTGAGATGCAACTTGAAACGGTCCTGGAGCCCCGCGCTGTATCAGTGTCCTGCAGCGAGGACCGGGGCCTCGACCTCACCGAACTGGAGGAATGGGCCGACAAGCTGCGGGCAGCCACCGACCTCTATGAGAAGGTCAAACAGGACATGGAGAAGCTGAAAGAG gCAAACAAAACCTTGCGAGCCCAGAACGTGGACCTTGTCCAGGAGAACATGCGTCTGAAGGCAGAGGTGGAGAGCCGCTCTCCACAGAA GTACGGCAGATACACTGTAGCAGCTCTTGAGGCCAAGATCCAGCAGTATGAACGTGACGTGGCTCACTTGAAGAGGGCACTGGAGCGGAGCGACTGCTACATTGAGGAGTTGGAGGCACAGAGAGACCAGGTGGCAAATGCCAACACAGGCACCACCGAGCCCAAGGAGGATGCCCACGCTGAGGGCACATGGGTCGGGGACCTCCAGACGGACCGTCCCCTGGGTGATCGGATCACCACCATGCGGAGGAGCCTGAGTGGAATGGAGGAAAAGTTGGTGCGCACAGACTTGGACGGGGTGCCGTCTTGGGACCAGGGCCTTCTGCAGACGGCGACAACAATGTCCGAACAACTGCTCCAGGACGCTGCCACCCCCCACAGAGCCAGGGGGGAGGCCGGAGAGCACACAGACGTCAGCTTGTCCTCGGCCGGCTTTGCCAGCCCAACCACACCCTCCGCAGCTTTCCACAGCCTGAGCCTAAGAAGCCCATTGGTGCAGAGTGAGGGGAGGGTCAGGCGTGGGTGTGGCCAGGGTCGAGGTCCCCTCTCTTACCTGCGCAGGCTGAGCTTCGATGGGTGTGGCTCCAGTGAAGCCTCTGCAGCCACTGACCAAAAACCTGTAGCTTCCAAAAATTACCCATTGGCATCACCGTGGGTCACCCAGCAGTCCCTCAGAGGAGCAAAAAACACTGTCGAGTCCTCAGACGTCCCCCACGCCACCACAGGGGTCCTAAGCGCCTCTAGTGAGGCCTGCATGGATGCAGCATATCAAGAGAAGATGAGTGAGTTGGACTCCCTGATCTCTGATGGCGAAGGCCCAAGTGGAGCTGCTGGAGCTCGCCTGCCTTTGCCCACTGCAGGGCATAGCAGTGGCCAGGTAACCACTGGCACCACTAAGACTGAACTGGGGTTATTAGATAAAACCAGTACCACCGGCACAGATGCCACCTCAAGGTTGGGGGCAGACGTACAGGAAAGTGGGCAGGGAATGCTATATAGACCCAAGGTGACCCTCATGACCTCTGTCGGGATaagaccatcatcatcatcagcattgtcatcatcatcatcagtgatTGCAGCCCCAGTGACCAAACGCAGGTGTCCCAGCGACCCTCTTGCCTCCAGTCCATCCAAGCTGTCCAAATGCAGCTGA
- the obi1 gene encoding uncharacterized protein obi1 isoform X2 produces the protein MEVWLSKASQCPTCRVPITPDNPCKEIIGATNEGDAPASPTMKRRLRKTRGELLLKEYEDEIESLVKENEELRNKNRASEMQLETVLEPRAVSVSCSEDRGLDLTELEEWADKLRAATDLYEKVKQDMEKLKEANKTLRAQNVDLVQENMRLKAEVESRSPQKYGRYTVAALEAKIQQYERDVAHLKRALERSDCYIEELEAQRDQVANANTGTTEPKEDAHAEGTWVGDLQTDRPLGDRITTMRRSLSGMEEKLVRTDLDGVPSWDQGLLQTATTMSEQLLQDAATPHRARGEAGEHTDVSLSSAGFASPTTPSAAFHSLSLRSPLVQSEGRVRRGCGQGRGPLSYLRRLSFDGCGSSEASAATDQKPVASKNYPLASPWVTQQSLRGAKNTVESSDVPHATTGVLSASSEACMDAAYQEKMSELDSLISDGEGPSGAAGARLPLPTAGHSSGQVTTGTTKTELGLLDKTSTTGTDATSRLGADVQESGQGMLYRPKVTLMTSVGIRPSSSSALSSSSSVIAAPVTKRRCPSDPLASSPSKLSKCS, from the exons ATGGAGGTTTGGCTTAGCAAGGCCAGTCAATGTCCTACCTGTAGGGTGCCCATCACCCCTGACAACCCCTGCAAGGAGATCATAG GGGCGACAAATGAGGGTGATGCTCCTGCAAGCCCAACCATGAAGAGACGTCTGAGGAAGACCAGAGGAGAACTGCTGCTGAAGGAGTATGAG GATGAAATCGAGAGCCTGGTGAAGGAAAATGAGGAGTTGCGAAACAAAAACCGTGCCTCTGAGATGCAACTTGAAACGGTCCTGGAGCCCCGCGCTGTATCAGTGTCCTGCAGCGAGGACCGGGGCCTCGACCTCACCGAACTGGAGGAATGGGCCGACAAGCTGCGGGCAGCCACCGACCTCTATGAGAAGGTCAAACAGGACATGGAGAAGCTGAAAGAG gCAAACAAAACCTTGCGAGCCCAGAACGTGGACCTTGTCCAGGAGAACATGCGTCTGAAGGCAGAGGTGGAGAGCCGCTCTCCACAGAA GTACGGCAGATACACTGTAGCAGCTCTTGAGGCCAAGATCCAGCAGTATGAACGTGACGTGGCTCACTTGAAGAGGGCACTGGAGCGGAGCGACTGCTACATTGAGGAGTTGGAGGCACAGAGAGACCAGGTGGCAAATGCCAACACAGGCACCACCGAGCCCAAGGAGGATGCCCACGCTGAGGGCACATGGGTCGGGGACCTCCAGACGGACCGTCCCCTGGGTGATCGGATCACCACCATGCGGAGGAGCCTGAGTGGAATGGAGGAAAAGTTGGTGCGCACAGACTTGGACGGGGTGCCGTCTTGGGACCAGGGCCTTCTGCAGACGGCGACAACAATGTCCGAACAACTGCTCCAGGACGCTGCCACCCCCCACAGAGCCAGGGGGGAGGCCGGAGAGCACACAGACGTCAGCTTGTCCTCGGCCGGCTTTGCCAGCCCAACCACACCCTCCGCAGCTTTCCACAGCCTGAGCCTAAGAAGCCCATTGGTGCAGAGTGAGGGGAGGGTCAGGCGTGGGTGTGGCCAGGGTCGAGGTCCCCTCTCTTACCTGCGCAGGCTGAGCTTCGATGGGTGTGGCTCCAGTGAAGCCTCTGCAGCCACTGACCAAAAACCTGTAGCTTCCAAAAATTACCCATTGGCATCACCGTGGGTCACCCAGCAGTCCCTCAGAGGAGCAAAAAACACTGTCGAGTCCTCAGACGTCCCCCACGCCACCACAGGGGTCCTAAGCGCCTCTAGTGAGGCCTGCATGGATGCAGCATATCAAGAGAAGATGAGTGAGTTGGACTCCCTGATCTCTGATGGCGAAGGCCCAAGTGGAGCTGCTGGAGCTCGCCTGCCTTTGCCCACTGCAGGGCATAGCAGTGGCCAGGTAACCACTGGCACCACTAAGACTGAACTGGGGTTATTAGATAAAACCAGTACCACCGGCACAGATGCCACCTCAAGGTTGGGGGCAGACGTACAGGAAAGTGGGCAGGGAATGCTATATAGACCCAAGGTGACCCTCATGACCTCTGTCGGGATaagaccatcatcatcatcagcattgtcatcatcatcatcagtgatTGCAGCCCCAGTGACCAAACGCAGGTGTCCCAGCGACCCTCTTGCCTCCAGTCCATCCAAGCTGTCCAAATGCAGCTGA